One genomic segment of Bacteroidota bacterium includes these proteins:
- a CDS encoding heme NO-binding domain-containing protein, which yields MKGVVFTEFLEMVEDTFSPEVADEMIVSSKLESQGFYTAVGTYDHREMVEMVTQLSSMTGVPIGDLLEKYGVYLFQKLIESYPGFLDGIDGAFDFLKTIDNHIHVEVQKLYPQAELPKFDYEVVDDRTLIMKYASPRGFAAFAYGMMTGCIAYFKEDIHVAQKDLSDGTGKVAEFTLTKQG from the coding sequence ATGAAAGGAGTTGTTTTTACAGAGTTTTTAGAGATGGTGGAGGATACGTTCTCCCCGGAAGTCGCTGATGAAATGATTGTTTCTTCCAAGCTGGAGTCACAAGGATTTTATACGGCCGTTGGCACATACGATCACCGCGAAATGGTAGAGATGGTCACCCAGTTGAGTAGCATGACCGGTGTACCAATTGGTGATCTGCTTGAAAAGTATGGCGTCTACCTCTTTCAAAAGTTGATCGAAAGCTATCCTGGCTTTCTTGACGGCATTGACGGCGCTTTTGATTTTCTGAAAACAATCGACAACCACATTCACGTGGAAGTTCAGAAGCTGTACCCACAGGCTGAACTGCCAAAGTTTGATTACGAAGTGGTTGATGATCGTACGCTAATCATGAAGTATGCCTCGCCGCGTGGTTTTGCCGCCTTTGCTTATGGTATGATGACCGGTTGTATTGCCTATTTCAAAGAAGACATCCATGTAGCGCAGAAAGATCTTTCTGACGGCACAGGTAAAGTCGCTGAATTTACCCTT
- a CDS encoding response regulator, giving the protein MAKILIVEDEDELRNAIRRTLEINGYEVTTAEEGRKALLLIEEDRPDLVLTDIFMPGMEGLETIQRLAGAHPGLPIVVMTGSLDRLFLDLGLKFGAVHGLNKPFSTDELLIAISESLESSADTSAHSA; this is encoded by the coding sequence ATGGCTAAAATTCTCATTGTTGAGGACGAAGACGAACTGCGAAACGCAATTCGTCGCACGCTGGAAATAAACGGCTACGAAGTTACAACAGCTGAGGAAGGCCGCAAAGCCCTGCTGCTAATTGAAGAAGACCGTCCAGACCTTGTATTAACCGATATTTTCATGCCTGGCATGGAAGGCCTTGAAACAATTCAACGGCTGGCAGGGGCACACCCAGGTTTGCCTATTGTGGTTATGACAGGCTCGCTTGATCGTCTTTTCCTTGATCTCGGGCTCAAATTTGGTGCAGTTCATGGCCTCAACAAGCCATTCAGTACCGATGAATTGCTTATTGCGATAAGTGAATCACTGGAATCTAGCGCAGACACATCCGCGCACTCAGCCTGA
- a CDS encoding GNAT family N-acetyltransferase, which yields MSLQIREATPADAGRLSFLINALADYEHLSHESNPDAAALARHLSPDAQPRCHALVAEQDGEVIGMALYFFNYSTFLTRWNIFLEDLFVLPDFRGTGTGFALLKALARVAVAHNCERLDWNVLDWNQLAIDFYEKLGAKPMADWTTMRLAGDALQQMGAPEAA from the coding sequence ATGTCATTGCAAATACGCGAAGCCACGCCGGCAGATGCTGGGCGGCTCTCCTTCTTGATCAATGCACTGGCTGATTACGAGCATTTATCGCACGAATCAAATCCGGATGCAGCAGCACTTGCCCGGCACCTTTCTCCCGATGCCCAACCCCGGTGCCATGCACTTGTGGCTGAGCAAGATGGTGAAGTGATCGGGATGGCCCTCTATTTCTTCAATTATTCTACGTTCCTTACCCGGTGGAATATTTTCCTGGAAGACTTGTTTGTTTTACCAGACTTCCGGGGTACAGGCACAGGGTTTGCGCTCCTGAAGGCATTGGCCCGCGTCGCAGTTGCCCATAACTGCGAGCGCCTGGATTGGAACGTACTCGACTGGAACCAGTTGGCAATCGACTTTTATGAAAAGCTCGGCGCCAAGCCCATGGCAGACTGGACCACAATGCGACTTGCCGGCGACGCCCTGCAACAAATGGGTGCACCGGAAGCTGCATAA
- a CDS encoding AAA family ATPase has translation MNASSVNKINTLGQLKASGYAPRSIKDEMRSNLITRLKSGTSVFQGILGYDQTVIPQIQNAVLGRHDFILLGLRGQAKSRIIRLLPQLLDEYIPVVAGSEINDDPLSPISKYARDLIAEQGDDTPIDWLHRNKRYAEKLATPDTTIADLIGDIDPIKAANLRLTYADEEVIHFGIIPRTHRGIFAINELPDLQPRIQVGLLNIMEEQDIQIRGFNIRFPLDIMMIFSANPEDYTNRGNIITPLKDRIDSQIITHYPKTIEIGVEITRQEAWDERDGEDAVKVNIPYYFREIIEQVAVEARNSEYVDQKSGVSVRMTRAALEDLISSAEQRALLNDESETTVRMSDLISVEPAVTGKVELVYEGEQEGAQNVARLLIGRAIKSVFTHYFPDPDDKKEGRSPYQEVITWFSKGNELRLSNDLKFEAYHKMLKSVKGLEAIINKYTKPKDVAEAATAMEFILDALHQYSMLGKDFADANATYTDMMGSMLSSIGPIKDDDDFDEDDFYGNYR, from the coding sequence ATGAATGCATCTTCTGTGAACAAAATTAATACGCTCGGCCAACTCAAAGCATCAGGTTATGCGCCTCGGTCAATAAAGGACGAAATGCGTAGCAACTTGATTACAAGGCTCAAATCGGGTACTTCTGTTTTTCAGGGTATCCTGGGCTACGATCAGACCGTTATCCCACAGATACAGAATGCGGTGCTGGGCCGGCACGATTTCATTCTGCTCGGGCTACGCGGCCAGGCAAAAAGCCGGATTATCCGGTTGCTGCCGCAGTTGCTTGATGAATACATACCGGTGGTAGCCGGCAGTGAGATCAATGATGATCCGCTTTCTCCGATCTCCAAATACGCGCGCGACCTCATCGCTGAGCAAGGGGACGACACCCCCATTGACTGGCTCCATCGTAACAAGCGGTACGCAGAAAAACTGGCGACACCTGATACAACCATCGCGGACCTTATCGGCGACATTGATCCCATCAAAGCAGCCAACTTACGACTGACCTATGCTGACGAGGAAGTGATCCATTTCGGCATCATTCCTCGTACACATCGCGGCATTTTCGCGATCAATGAGCTGCCCGATTTGCAGCCACGGATACAGGTCGGCTTGCTGAATATTATGGAAGAGCAGGATATCCAGATTCGCGGGTTCAACATCCGGTTTCCGCTGGACATCATGATGATCTTCTCCGCTAACCCGGAAGACTATACCAACCGCGGTAACATTATCACACCGCTCAAAGACCGGATCGACAGCCAGATCATCACACATTACCCAAAAACCATTGAGATTGGCGTAGAGATTACACGGCAAGAAGCCTGGGACGAGCGAGATGGCGAAGACGCGGTTAAGGTAAATATTCCCTATTACTTCCGGGAAATCATCGAGCAAGTCGCTGTTGAAGCACGAAATAGCGAATATGTTGACCAGAAATCCGGTGTTTCCGTACGTATGACGCGTGCAGCGCTGGAAGACCTGATTTCGTCTGCAGAGCAACGGGCCCTCTTGAACGATGAGTCTGAGACTACTGTCCGGATGTCGGATCTGATTTCAGTTGAGCCGGCGGTTACCGGTAAGGTAGAACTCGTATATGAAGGAGAGCAGGAAGGCGCACAGAATGTCGCCCGACTCCTGATTGGCCGCGCCATCAAGTCAGTTTTCACCCACTATTTCCCCGACCCAGACGACAAAAAAGAAGGCCGCTCGCCATACCAGGAAGTTATCACCTGGTTCTCTAAAGGGAATGAACTCAGGCTGAGTAACGACCTGAAATTTGAGGCTTACCACAAAATGCTGAAGTCTGTAAAAGGACTTGAGGCAATCATCAACAAATACACCAAACCCAAAGACGTTGCAGAAGCTGCTACAGCGATGGAATTCATCCTTGATGCCCTGCATCAGTACTCAATGCTTGGGAAAGATTTTGCAGATGCAAATGCTACCTACACGGACATGATGGGGTCGATGTTATCCTCTATTGGTCCGATCAAGGACGATGATGATTTTGATGAAGATGATTTTTATGGCAATTACCGGTAA
- a CDS encoding trypsin-like peptidase domain-containing protein: MVRLALFIATCCLMSCNQQAQSQEPNEPQSAATDFASVAEANTQVMLSRQNAITYAVEKASPAVVSVNVIGVERVQYTDPFAGDPWMEYFFGRRRSRVYERQVQAVGSGFVISSDGYIVTNEHVAHNAAQITVAFMDGATLEAELVGRDEATDLALLKVDTSMALPHLNFSESTNPIPGEWAIALGNPFGLFEAAEPTVTVGVISGVGRDFQPQENRVYRDMIQTDAAINQGNSGGPLINALGEVIGVNTFIYTARGSTGSIGLGFAVPAHKARDIVNELRTNGEVDRSYYTGLRGLDVNDRIARALGLAQARGFIVRDVDPDSPAERAGFRPYDVILSFEGEEIDNQIDLAGRLYDFRPGDTVKLEVLRDARMVNLSMEIGRQG, translated from the coding sequence ATGGTACGTCTCGCCCTGTTTATTGCCACATGCTGCCTGATGTCTTGCAATCAGCAAGCTCAATCTCAGGAGCCCAATGAACCGCAGTCCGCTGCAACAGACTTTGCCAGCGTTGCGGAAGCCAATACACAGGTTATGTTGAGCCGGCAAAATGCCATCACCTATGCTGTTGAGAAGGCGAGTCCGGCTGTGGTAAGCGTAAACGTAATAGGAGTAGAGCGCGTACAGTATACCGACCCCTTTGCCGGTGACCCCTGGATGGAATACTTTTTTGGCCGGCGACGATCACGGGTCTACGAGCGGCAAGTACAGGCTGTCGGATCTGGATTTGTTATTTCCTCAGACGGCTATATCGTGACCAATGAACACGTAGCACACAACGCCGCCCAAATCACCGTCGCTTTTATGGATGGGGCAACGCTAGAAGCTGAACTGGTGGGCCGGGATGAAGCGACAGACCTTGCGTTGTTAAAAGTGGATACGTCCATGGCGCTACCCCACCTCAACTTCTCAGAATCAACCAATCCGATCCCTGGTGAATGGGCCATCGCGTTGGGAAATCCGTTTGGCCTTTTTGAGGCCGCAGAGCCAACAGTAACCGTTGGCGTTATTAGCGGCGTGGGTCGCGACTTTCAACCCCAGGAAAACCGCGTCTACAGAGACATGATTCAAACGGATGCCGCCATCAACCAGGGCAACTCAGGCGGCCCGCTTATCAATGCATTGGGCGAAGTTATTGGCGTAAATACTTTTATCTACACAGCAAGAGGCAGCACGGGCTCTATCGGGTTGGGCTTTGCGGTACCTGCGCACAAAGCACGGGACATTGTCAACGAGCTACGCACCAACGGCGAAGTTGACAGGTCGTACTATACTGGTCTTCGTGGGCTAGATGTCAACGACCGAATTGCGCGTGCGCTAGGCCTTGCACAGGCCCGCGGCTTTATTGTGCGCGACGTAGACCCCGACTCACCAGCTGAACGCGCTGGCTTCAGGCCCTATGATGTCATTCTGTCCTTTGAAGGTGAAGAAATTGACAACCAGATCGACCTCGCTGGCCGGCTTTATGACTTCCGCCCGGGCGACACCGTTAAGCTCGAAGTGCTGCGCGATGCCCGCATGGTCAATCTGAGCATGGAAATTGGGCGGCAAGGTTAA